The sequence AATTGGCAAAAATAAAAGAAGGTAAATATAAAGCTGCCATTGTTATGCACTATGCAGGTAATGACTGGGCAACTGCACAAATTAACGGCTTAAAGGCAGCTTTTGAAAGAATGGGAATAGAAGTAGTGGCTGTAACGGATGCTCAATTCAAAGCAGAAAAACAAGTATCTGACATCGAAACAGTTCTAGTAAAAAATCCAGATATCATCATTAGTATCCCGGTTGATGCTGTATCAACTGCAAATGCATACAAAAAAGCTGCAGAAGCAGGAGTAAAAGTTGTATTTATGGATAACGTACCAAGCGGATTACAGGCTGGTAAAGATTATATTAGTGTTGTATCTGCGGATAACTATGGAAATGGCGTTGTTGCAGCGGATATTATGGCTAAGGAACTTGGTGGAAAAGGAAAAATTGGTGTCATTTATCATGATGCAGACTTCTTTGTAACGAAGCAACGAACAGATGCATTTGAAAAGACAATCCAAGAAAAGTATCCAGATATCAAAATTGTTGCACGTGGCGGTATAGCTAGTGAGAGCGATGGGGAAAAGGTGACATCAGGTTTGCTGACAAAAAATCCTGATCTTGATGGTCTATTTGTTGTTTGGGATGTGCCTGCGGAGGGAGCATTAGCAGCAGTTCGTACAGCTGGAAAAGATGACATGGTGATTACAACAATCGACTTAGGTACAAATGTGGCACTTAATATTGCATCCGGTGGAAATATTAAAGGTCTTGGTGCTCAACTACCATTTGACCAAGGAATTTCTGAAGCAATCCTAGCAGGATATGGTCTATTAGGCAAGGAAGTTCCAGCATATGTTGCGGTTCCTGCCCTTAGTGTTTCACAAGATAATGTCTTAGATTCTTGGGAACTTGTTTACTCAACAGAAGCACCAGAGACAATTCAAAACGCAGCTAAATAATAGAAAAGATATTAGGAGGAATACATGATGAAAAAGTTGAACGTTGGAATGATTGGCGGAGGATTTATGGGAAAGGCGCATGCACTTGCATATGCGGGAATGCCGATGTTTTTCTGGCCGGCACCTGCCATTCCACACCGCCATACATTAGTTGATGTTACCGAGGAAATTGCTAAAGATGCTGCTGCAAAATTAGGTTTTGAAAACTATGCAACAGATTGGAGAGACGTAATTAACAATCCTGAAATAGATATTATTGATATTGTGACACCGAATAATACTCATGCTGAGATTGCGATTGCTGCAGCAAAAGCAGGCAAGCATATTATTTGTGAAAAGCCATTATCATTAGGAGCGGAGCAAGCTAAGCAAATGTTAGACGCTGTAACAGAAGCTGGCGTTAGACATATGGTTGCATTCAACTATAGAAGAACACCAGCTGTTGCATTGGCAAAAAAATATATTGAAGAAGGTAGAATTGGAAAAATCTTAAGCTTCAGAGGAACTTATTTACAAGATTGGTCTGCTGACCCTAATTCCCCTCTTTCATGGCGCTTCCAAAAGAAAGTAGCTGGTTCTGGAGCACTTGGAGATATCGGTACACATGTTGTTGACTTTGCCCGTTATTTAGTTGGTGAAATTACGGATGTAAATGCTGTAACCAAAACGTGGATTCCAGAGAGACCACTTCAAACAGGCGGCGCAGATAGTTTAGGTACAGTGAAAAGCGTTGGAGATGCTCCTAAAGGTGCAGTTGACGTAGATGATGAGTTTATTACAATGGTTAAATTCGATAATGGCGCTATTGGAAGTATTGAAGCTACTCGTAATGCATGGGGTAGAAATAACTTCTTGACATTTGAAATTCACGGTGAAAAAGGCTCTTTATACTTTAACTATGAGCGCCGCGATGAGCTTCAAGTATGCTTTGCAGATGATCCATCAGATGCAAAAGGCTTTAGAACTGTGTACACAGGACCTGCCACACCATACGGCGAAGGACTATGGCCAATCCCTGCATTAGGAATTGGTTATGGAGAAACGAAGATTATTGAAACATATGATTTCTTTAAATCTATTGTTGAGGGCACTGAAGTATCACCAAACTTTAATGATGGATATCGTATTGAGGCAATTGCTGATGCAATCCTTGAGTCTGCTGAAAAAGGTGAATGGATAAGTCTTGAGAAGGTTTTGGCATAGTAGAAGAACAATATTATATAGAGGCTGCTTTTTATTAGCAGTCTCTTTTAAAACAAGGCTAAAAAACATAGGTGATTTTTGAATTTCATTACAGGCATGTAGACTCCTGTGGACTGTGGAAAGCGAAGTACCTGTATTAGAAATCAACAACTAAGTTACTAGAAAAGCCTAATAAAAAGAAGGTGAGTTATGTTGGAAAATACAGTTCTGGAAATGAAGAATATATCAAAATCCTTTAATGGGATAAATGTTTTAAACTCTGTCAATTTCTCTGTCCGAAAAGGTGAAGTGCATGCCTTGATGGGCGGTAATGGTGCAGGGAAATCAACATTAATGAAAATTTTAACAGGTGTCTATACAGCTGATGACGGAGAGATTCTGATTGATGGCAAGAAAGTAGTTATAAACAATATGAAGGATGCCAGGAAAAATAACATTTCGATGATTTTCCAGGAATTTAGTTTAATTCCTACTTTGACAGTAGCACAGAATATTTTTTTAACAAGAGAGTCTAAAAATTCAATTGGTATTTTAAATGATAAAGAAGCAATTGAGAGAACGAAAGAATTGTTGAAAGAATTAGAAGTGGATATTGAGCCGAATGATGTAGTTGCCAATTTAGGTGTTGGATATTGGCAAATGACTGAAATTGCAAAAGCACTTTCTCAAGAAGCAAAAATTTTAATCATGGATGAACCATCATCCTCCTTAACTAAGAATGAAACAGAGATTCTCTTCGCTTTTATTGAAAAGCTTAAAAGCAAAGGAATTTCGATCATCTATATATCTCACAGGATGGAGGAAATTTTTGAGGTTTGCGATCGTATAACCATCCTGCGTGACGGAAAAAGTGTCGTGACCGAAAATATTAAAGATATCAGCATGGAAACAGTTGTTCAAAATATTGTTGGTGTTGAAATGGATAAAGCATTTGAATGGGTTGAAAGAGCCTATACAACTGATATAACACCAGTTTTAGAAGTGAAAAATTTAGCTTCTGGTAAAAGAGTTCAAAATGTCAGTTTCAAACTATATCCAGGAGAAATATTAGGAATCGCTGGTTTGATGGGAAGTGGCAGGTCAG comes from Bacillus tuaregi and encodes:
- a CDS encoding sugar ABC transporter ATP-binding protein, with the protein product MLENTVLEMKNISKSFNGINVLNSVNFSVRKGEVHALMGGNGAGKSTLMKILTGVYTADDGEILIDGKKVVINNMKDARKNNISMIFQEFSLIPTLTVAQNIFLTRESKNSIGILNDKEAIERTKELLKELEVDIEPNDVVANLGVGYWQMTEIAKALSQEAKILIMDEPSSSLTKNETEILFAFIEKLKSKGISIIYISHRMEEIFEVCDRITILRDGKSVVTENIKDISMETVVQNIVGVEMDKAFEWVERAYTTDITPVLEVKNLASGKRVQNVSFKLYPGEILGIAGLMGSGRSEVARSIFGMDPINKGEVFVKGEKKSIQSSKDAINNGLALIPEDRRVQGLVLDHSVKDNMILPILSKLKKGFTIDNKKANDIAEKLVRKLNIKTDDIFKTTKLLSGGNQQKIVLAKWLANNPDVLILDEPTIGVDIGAKTEIVEIIRELADDGKGILVISSELPELLAVSDRVIVMHEGKVLKEMNRREIHSEEELQHAIQGY
- a CDS encoding substrate-binding domain-containing protein encodes the protein MKKKLAVLAMSVLLSSTALIGCGSNSSTSDKAESAKQETSISTSGPLTINQKINGDQEILSKGPSGESAVSAKTLQLTEDELAKIKEGKYKAAIVMHYAGNDWATAQINGLKAAFERMGIEVVAVTDAQFKAEKQVSDIETVLVKNPDIIISIPVDAVSTANAYKKAAEAGVKVVFMDNVPSGLQAGKDYISVVSADNYGNGVVAADIMAKELGGKGKIGVIYHDADFFVTKQRTDAFEKTIQEKYPDIKIVARGGIASESDGEKVTSGLLTKNPDLDGLFVVWDVPAEGALAAVRTAGKDDMVITTIDLGTNVALNIASGGNIKGLGAQLPFDQGISEAILAGYGLLGKEVPAYVAVPALSVSQDNVLDSWELVYSTEAPETIQNAAK
- a CDS encoding levoglucosan dehydrogenase, with translation MKKLNVGMIGGGFMGKAHALAYAGMPMFFWPAPAIPHRHTLVDVTEEIAKDAAAKLGFENYATDWRDVINNPEIDIIDIVTPNNTHAEIAIAAAKAGKHIICEKPLSLGAEQAKQMLDAVTEAGVRHMVAFNYRRTPAVALAKKYIEEGRIGKILSFRGTYLQDWSADPNSPLSWRFQKKVAGSGALGDIGTHVVDFARYLVGEITDVNAVTKTWIPERPLQTGGADSLGTVKSVGDAPKGAVDVDDEFITMVKFDNGAIGSIEATRNAWGRNNFLTFEIHGEKGSLYFNYERRDELQVCFADDPSDAKGFRTVYTGPATPYGEGLWPIPALGIGYGETKIIETYDFFKSIVEGTEVSPNFNDGYRIEAIADAILESAEKGEWISLEKVLA